In Merismopedia glauca CCAP 1448/3, the sequence TCGCAAATACTTGTTGAGCATTGCGATCGCAAGTTGGAGTATAAATTATCTCTATCAATTCATCAGTGACAGCACTGGGGTTACGGTATACCTGTAATAGAGTTTGGCGTAAGCGTTTTTTTTGCCTAATTTGATTGAAGAAGAAACCCCCTAATAATTGAGACTTAACTAACTTGTTAAAACCTTGCATCACCAATCGTAAAGGCAAATTAAGTTCATCAGGGCGATGATTCAAACCACCAGCACAGTTAATCAAAATCCCACCGGCTGATATTTCTGGATGATTAGCCACTACCATTAAACTGAGCAATGCACCAATGGAGTTACCGACAAAAACCGTTGGCTGTTGAATATGTTCTCGCCAAAAATCCACCAGTAAATTTTGCCATAGTTCCAAACTATAGTCCAAAATCGGTTTATCAGAACCGCCAAACCCTAGCAAATCTACGGCAAAAACCTGGTATCCACCCTCAGCCAAAACCGGAATATTATGCCGCCAGTGACCGATCGAAGCCCCAAATCCATGCACCAAAACTAACGGCTTGCCACTACCCCAAACAGTATATTTAATTTGATGTCCTTGCCAGAGCCAATTATGTTTTTGCCAGTGGTTTAGTGTTTCTAGTTCCTGATTAATCACCATGATAATTGTTAAGTTTTTTATACTCTCGATCTACATGATAAATCGCTCTGGCGTGTAAACTGTGCTATTGAAAACGCGATCGCCTTCAAGTTAGTTTGAAAAAAATAGTCATGATGAAAAAAAATCACCTTTTGAGCATCGGTAGTTTACTCCTGACTACTAGTAGTATTAGCTTAATTAATGCTGTAGACATGACTAGGGCACAAACGCCCTTATTAACTCAAAATTCTCCACCTGCCTCAAATAACTCAGTAACAGCGATAGAATCCGTCGCCAAGGCAGTTTTACAAGATGCTGCCAAACGTACTGGCAAACCCGCTAACGAATTAACTATTTCCGAGATCAAACAACTAACTTGGCCCGATGCTTGTTTAGGTTTACCAGAATCCGGTACTAGCTGTACTAAAGCCACTATTCCTGGGTGGCGTTTAGTTGTCACTCACAGTCAGCAAAGTTGGGTGTACCGCAGTAACTTGTCAGGAACTTTACTCAAGTGGGATGCTGCTGCTAGTCAAACAGCAAATAAACCATCTACTCCTACCACTACCTCAGAAGATGATGATAATCCTGCGATTCTACCCAATCCTAATCCCAGTAAGCTTCCTTTACGCATAGTTGAGGTTCTACCTACCCAAAATAATACTAGTCGGCGCAAGAAGCCAGCAGTCGTAGTCTCTCCATCTCCCAAACCTTCAGCAGTAGTCGTAGCTTCCCCATCTCCTAAACCCTCAGCAGTAGTCGTAGCTTCTCCATCTCCTAAACCTTCAGCAGTAGTCGTAGCGACACCAAACCCCAAACCCAGCCCAACCAAACCAGTTAGGGTACGTTCTACAGCTACAGCCAAACTCAGGTTTAGCGATGTTCCTAAACAATACTGGGCGAGAGAATTTATTGCCGAATTAGCCCAAAGAGATATTATTAAAGGAAGTGAAGGTCGCTTTAGACCAACAGATCCAGTCACAAATGCTGAATTTGCTGCTATGCTCAGCCTAGCTTTTCCTAGACCGAATGTACGAGATGAGATCGAGTTTTCTGATATTACTCCTAAAGAGTGGGCGCATTCATATTTACTCGAAGCCTACCAGCGAGGCTTTTTAGAAGTTGGATCGAACAATAAGATTTATCCTGAGCAAAAGGTTTCGCGACTAAATGTTTTAACGGCTTTAACTAGAGGACTAAAATACAGTCCCAGAGAGTCTAGTGAAGATACTTTAGAAATGTATCGAGATGCGGACAGCATTCCCTCTGAATTCCGCGCTTCAGTTGCTGCTGCTACCGAAAAAGGCTTAGTTGTGAATTATCCTAATGTCAAAATGCTCAAACCAAACCGCCGCGCCACACGAGCCGAGGTTGCAGCTTTAATCTATCAAGCTATGGCTAGTACGGGACAGGTACAAAAAGTAGATTCCCCTTATATAGTCATAGAACTGAAAAAATAGTCAAATTCGAGCGGGGGCTAAGATGAATTTACACACGTATTCTTCCCTACCCCCCACACCCTACACCCTACACCCAGCCTACGCTTCAACTATTATTGTCACCCCCTTTGCGCTTACGCGATCGCTCCATAACTCTTGCCATAATTAAATGAGAATCGCAACTTAAGTTGGAGGCTCTATGATGCAACTGGAAACAACAGTTTCAGAAACAATCCTACTGGATGTCAGCACAGTTCGACTCCACGTAACTAACGAACAGTTCAATAGGTTAGCTCAAGCCAACCCCGATCTGCGCTTAGAACTCACCCCTGATGGAGAATTAATCGTCATGCCTCCAACTTTTGCCATTAGCGGCGAACGTAACTCAGATTTAACTGGACAAGTTTGGGCATGGAATCGTCGCACTAAGTTAGGCAAAGTATTCGACTCTTCTACAGGCTACGACTGGACGGGAATCGCTAGCGGTAGATTTTCTCCCGATGTGTCTTGGATTGAAAATTCTCGCTTAGTCGGGATAGATTTAGAACAGTATCTCACCATAGTGCCCGATTTTGCGATCGAGCTTCGCTCCACTAGCGATCGCTTGAGCGAATTGCAAGCCAAAATGCGCGAATATCTGCGTTGCGGCGTGCGCCTGGGTTGGCTGATTAATCCCCAAGATAAGCAAGTAGAGATTTATCGGCTGGGTAAAGCTGTAGAAGTCTTAGATAACGCTATCTCTATAGGTGGTGAAGACGTGCTACCTGAGTTCGTCTTGGACTTAACAACTGTTTGGTAAGCGGCGATCGACAATCAACAATCAACAATTCATACTTCAAATCAGCAATGCCAGATAAAATAGTGAAAAAGTTTGTACTTATCTACTCAGCGTGATATCTGTCATTTATTCACCAGAATTTCTCGAACATCAAACTGGTCGGTTTCACCCAGAACGACCGGAACGTTTGACTGCTATAGTTGATGCTATTAAAGCAGTTTCTTGGGCAAAAGAGATTTCTTGGGAATTACCCACACCCGCAGATAATCGCCCTCTACTGCCTCTTTTAGCGCAGGTTCACTCTCCAGATCATATTCACTTAGTCCAAGAATTAGCCGAAACTGGAGGGGGTTATTTAGATGCAGATACTCCCGTCTCTGAACGTAGCTATGATGTGGCTTTACTAGCTGTCAGCGCTTGGTTAGATGGAGTAGATCGGGTGATAGAAAGCGATCGCCCAGCCTTTGTCTTAGCTCGTCCTCCAGGGCATCATGCAGAAAGAAATAGGGGAATGGGGTTTTGCTTGTTTTCCAATGCGGCGATCGCAGCGAGTTACGCTCTACAACAACCAAATATTCACAAAGTTGCCATTTTAGATTGGGATGTGCATCATGGTAATGGCACCCAAAATATTGTCGAAACTTCTCCCGAAATAGCTTACTGTTCGTTACACCAATTTCCCTGTTATCCAGGTACAGGAAGACATAACGAACGGGGAAACTACAATAATGTTCTCAACTTACCAATTGCGCCTGGTAGTGGTAGAGAAGTTTATGAATCGCTATTCATTGAACAAGTCATTCCCTTCTTGACAGATTTTGACCCAGATCTGCTAATTATCAGTGCTGGTTACGATGCCAATGCTGCCGATCCTTTAGCTGGAATGTCTTTGCAACCCCAAGATTATGGGTTATTTACAAGATACTGCTTACAGGTAAGCGATCGCCTTTTATTCGGA encodes:
- a CDS encoding alpha/beta fold hydrolase — encoded protein: MVINQELETLNHWQKHNWLWQGHQIKYTVWGSGKPLVLVHGFGASIGHWRHNIPVLAEGGYQVFAVDLLGFGGSDKPILDYSLELWQNLLVDFWREHIQQPTVFVGNSIGALLSLMVVANHPEISAGGILINCAGGLNHRPDELNLPLRLVMQGFNKLVKSQLLGGFFFNQIRQKKRLRQTLLQVYRNPSAVTDELIEIIYTPTCDRNAQQVFAKITSAPAGPTPLELLSKVERSLLVLWGADDPWTPIAGGKIFQNLAESGKSVKFTEIPNAGHCPHDECPDIVNPLILDWLNVLQY
- a CDS encoding Uma2 family endonuclease, with the translated sequence MMQLETTVSETILLDVSTVRLHVTNEQFNRLAQANPDLRLELTPDGELIVMPPTFAISGERNSDLTGQVWAWNRRTKLGKVFDSSTGYDWTGIASGRFSPDVSWIENSRLVGIDLEQYLTIVPDFAIELRSTSDRLSELQAKMREYLRCGVRLGWLINPQDKQVEIYRLGKAVEVLDNAISIGGEDVLPEFVLDLTTVW
- a CDS encoding histone deacetylase family protein; amino-acid sequence: MISVIYSPEFLEHQTGRFHPERPERLTAIVDAIKAVSWAKEISWELPTPADNRPLLPLLAQVHSPDHIHLVQELAETGGGYLDADTPVSERSYDVALLAVSAWLDGVDRVIESDRPAFVLARPPGHHAERNRGMGFCLFSNAAIAASYALQQPNIHKVAILDWDVHHGNGTQNIVETSPEIAYCSLHQFPCYPGTGRHNERGNYNNVLNLPIAPGSGREVYESLFIEQVIPFLTDFDPDLLIISAGYDANAADPLAGMSLQPQDYGLFTRYCLQVSDRLLFGLEGGYDLTALAESVLETLAACLSTT
- a CDS encoding S-layer homology domain-containing protein; its protein translation is MMKKNHLLSIGSLLLTTSSISLINAVDMTRAQTPLLTQNSPPASNNSVTAIESVAKAVLQDAAKRTGKPANELTISEIKQLTWPDACLGLPESGTSCTKATIPGWRLVVTHSQQSWVYRSNLSGTLLKWDAAASQTANKPSTPTTTSEDDDNPAILPNPNPSKLPLRIVEVLPTQNNTSRRKKPAVVVSPSPKPSAVVVASPSPKPSAVVVASPSPKPSAVVVATPNPKPSPTKPVRVRSTATAKLRFSDVPKQYWAREFIAELAQRDIIKGSEGRFRPTDPVTNAEFAAMLSLAFPRPNVRDEIEFSDITPKEWAHSYLLEAYQRGFLEVGSNNKIYPEQKVSRLNVLTALTRGLKYSPRESSEDTLEMYRDADSIPSEFRASVAAATEKGLVVNYPNVKMLKPNRRATRAEVAALIYQAMASTGQVQKVDSPYIVIELKK